The nucleotide sequence CTCCCTTTCGTTCTCTGCTAGCTTCATTCCAGCCATTCGGTACGTGGTGCTCGTCGGCTCGCTCGCGAGTAATCAATCGTCAGCCACACTTTGCTTTAATGGTGCATCCAAGTCGTGCGGTGCTAGTGGTCAGTGCTCGCAGTGGGCAGGGGGTTCGTAAAATGTCCTTTGCACCGCCATCAACTGCAAATCAAGAAATACAACGACTTAAGCAGATGTTTACGTATATATAACTATTTGAATACCAAATGTCATTTGAAAACAGAATCAATACAACTTTATGAAGCAGAGATATACTAAACCATATCACAGCTATAGAACAAGAAGGGATGAAAGATGGGGGCATTATTACGTATTCAGGGGCTTTGTAAGCGATATGAGCTATCAAACATAGGAAAGGAGTTAGTAGCGCTCGATAACGTGTCGTTCGAGATGGAGAAGGGCGAGACTCTGGGGATAATAGGGCGGAGCGGCGCAGGTAAGACAACGTTGCTTCGTATGCTTCGTGGCTACGAGCTATTTGACGATGGTGTTATCGAGCTCGATGGTGTGAGCGTAACGCGAGACTCACCCTATGCAGATTTCCGAATGCTTCGCGAGAAGACCGCGTTTCATCTTCAGCGCTCGTTCTCGCTTTATAGTAGTTCCGTAATTGACAATGTAATAAGACGACTGAGAGCGAAACAGGTAGGTTATGAAGAGCTCCCGGAGTTTGAGGACGAATACGAGGAGTTGAAAGAGGAGGCGTTTAAAATCCTTGATCTCGTGGGACTGCGAGACAAATGGAATCATCTCTTCCCGATCTTGAGTGGTGGAGACAAGCAGCGGGTTTTGCTCGCCCGTCAGCTTGCGAAAGAGCCCGCATTATTACTGCTTGACGAGCCCGGCACGATGTCCGACCCAATCACACGGAAATATCTGCTTGAGAGTTTGAAACGGGTGAAAGAGCGAACGGATTTGAGCATGTTGCTCGTCTCGCATATGCCGGACGTGCACAGAACTCTTTGCGATCGCGTGCTCATGATGGAGAAGGGACGAATCGTAGAGGGTGGAGATACGGAAAGTATAATCGAGAAGTTCTTAGCGCCGCTTGAGCCGGTAAAACCGCTAGCTCCGATAAAAGATGAGAAGCACACGATGGTCTGGATCGACGGTGCCTGGAAGAAATACGATCTCATCACCTCCAGCACATTGATGCGAACGATTGAGATGCAAGATATTAATATCAAGATTCCGAAGGGCGACATACTGGGAGTAATAGGTCCTTCTGCAATGGGTAAGACCGTATTGATGCGGTTACTGGGCGGCTTCGAGAAGCCGGATAATGGCCATATTCTGATAAGGATCGGGACGGTGGACTTTGCTAATATCGCGGAATACGGTGAACGGTCGATAGAGGCGCGGAGCAAATTGGGCATTATTCATCAGGAGTTCGCATTACCACCGTACCAGCTCGTTCAGGACCTCTTTGCGCAGAAGATAGGGCTGAAGAAGTTCGAGCTGGTAAAGCAGGCGATGGAGAAGGCGAAGGAATACGGGATAAGTGACGTCACACTTGACGTGCTGTTACGACTCGCGGACATGCCAGAGGACGAGGCGAAGGGCAGATTAAACGAGTTAGGGCTTGATCTGGATATATTGGATGCGTTGTTCCCGCGGTTACCATTGGAAGAGACGTTAAAAGCGGCCAAGCCGTACCTTAAAGCGGTGAACTTGCCTGAGGACATATTAATGCGGTTCGTTTCGGAAATGAGCATGGGAGAAGAGATAAGACTAGCAATTGCCGCTCTTTTAGCTTCTAACTGTGAGATTCTGCTCTTAGATGAGCCTTTTGGCGACATTGACCCGATTTCACTGCGTATTGTAACGAATGCGCTGAAGGAGTTGAATCGCGAGTTCGACACGACCATACTGGTGGTGAGTCATCAGCTTGACATCATCAGAGAGCTGGCACACGAAGCGATCTTGATAGACGAGGGAAACTTGGTGATGCGCGGCGATGCCGATACGGTCTGTGACACATTCATGGATCTAAAGTATAAAGAGCTGGAATGAGTCTAGTCTGTCTTTCTAAAGAATTTATTAAGCAAGTAAGAAAGAAGAAGAAAGAGAGAAGAGTAAAGGAGAAGGGCAAGGTTACGTACGCTCCGCTGGTGTAGTTCGGCCAAGCATTTGGGCCTCTCGAGCCCACGACCGGGGTTCAAATCCCCGGCGGAGCATATCTCTTCTGGCGATCTCCTGGATAATTTAAAGATTCGTTATCTAATAGAACAGAAGTGGAAAAAGCTGGTTAAGTTCTATTGGAAATGTTTACACGTTGCATTTCCATTATACTAACTAGTGGGTGAGAGGGATGACGGAGCTCGATTTTACCGTTCTCAAAGAAGATACAACGAGCAGGGCCCGTGTGGGCGTGCTGAAGACACGGCGTGGCTGCATCGAAACGCCGTACTTCGTGCCCGTCGCCACGCTGGCCTCAGTGCGCGCTCTGGGCTCCGATGACTTAGCTGCCCTGAACGTCCAGTGCGTTTTGGCCAACGCGTATTACCTCCATCTCAAACCGGGCGACGAGGTCATCAAGAAGCTGGGCGGCTT is from Methanomicrobia archaeon and encodes:
- a CDS encoding ABC transporter ATP-binding protein; translation: MGALLRIQGLCKRYELSNIGKELVALDNVSFEMEKGETLGIIGRSGAGKTTLLRMLRGYELFDDGVIELDGVSVTRDSPYADFRMLREKTAFHLQRSFSLYSSSVIDNVIRRLRAKQVGYEELPEFEDEYEELKEEAFKILDLVGLRDKWNHLFPILSGGDKQRVLLARQLAKEPALLLLDEPGTMSDPITRKYLLESLKRVKERTDLSMLLVSHMPDVHRTLCDRVLMMEKGRIVEGGDTESIIEKFLAPLEPVKPLAPIKDEKHTMVWIDGAWKKYDLITSSTLMRTIEMQDINIKIPKGDILGVIGPSAMGKTVLMRLLGGFEKPDNGHILIRIGTVDFANIAEYGERSIEARSKLGIIHQEFALPPYQLVQDLFAQKIGLKKFELVKQAMEKAKEYGISDVTLDVLLRLADMPEDEAKGRLNELGLDLDILDALFPRLPLEETLKAAKPYLKAVNLPEDILMRFVSEMSMGEEIRLAIAALLASNCEILLLDEPFGDIDPISLRIVTNALKELNREFDTTILVVSHQLDIIRELAHEAILIDEGNLVMRGDADTVCDTFMDLKYKELE